The Deinococcus betulae genome includes a region encoding these proteins:
- a CDS encoding TULIP family P47-like protein: MYHLGERTSVPTGTRIEIINTHHRPKNPQLVLSDPEPFQTNNWDTVFAASYSQMNESIRQGSSAYPENYPTQWAATISPSRVSAGYSGAGSFEPWTLYPVKGESGTTLTMAWHIPLCSIQYVDGTVDYKNLIAYVKLSLQALASSAKAQADQGDTYHYMVDATATPTTPLLTISSVLSGDEEAIDPDDAKAIGNLLVAWANDKNNLQQFKHVFATVTLDTQKSDSAFQWLVPSASAYAYASTDQFDTSSFAVLGMVNQRPIPPNAVPQVNAGSIPTGQQACYSLSQEMLMTQMLLPSLHLQFSEANASTFIYNNDQLTLTPNTTLKIGTTKVGAINYDMIMQQFTVKINATQLEVYAFVHVPISPGIDAYIESTSYYHLKLIENAKGEQAITYVQAQDPFQKSWSVVADWVTVAEEVAGIILSVAGAAIGAATGAAEATIQRLIVGLMVGGVVTAVVDVIAQTPVWIAGDVPATVPPITSLFLNATNAYTWSPTDQDQSGQHTGQIFQLTDVSLNGAFQMSGVMVPAPTS; the protein is encoded by the coding sequence ATGTATCACCTTGGTGAACGCACGTCCGTGCCAACCGGCACCCGTATTGAGATCATCAACACGCACCATCGACCGAAAAACCCTCAGCTGGTCCTTAGCGATCCCGAACCGTTTCAGACCAATAACTGGGATACGGTGTTTGCCGCAAGTTACAGCCAAATGAATGAGTCGATTCGGCAGGGTTCATCTGCCTACCCTGAAAATTATCCGACGCAGTGGGCCGCCACGATCTCGCCATCAAGGGTCAGCGCTGGGTACTCTGGCGCAGGAAGCTTTGAGCCCTGGACACTTTATCCTGTCAAAGGTGAGAGTGGAACGACTCTGACGATGGCCTGGCACATCCCGCTTTGTTCCATTCAATACGTTGATGGAACCGTTGACTACAAAAATCTAATCGCTTACGTCAAGCTCTCCTTACAGGCGCTCGCCTCTTCTGCAAAGGCGCAAGCGGACCAAGGTGACACCTATCACTATATGGTCGACGCTACGGCAACACCGACTACACCCCTCCTCACTATTTCCAGTGTCCTCTCTGGAGACGAGGAGGCTATCGACCCCGATGATGCTAAAGCTATCGGCAACCTCCTCGTGGCGTGGGCCAACGATAAGAATAATCTTCAGCAATTTAAACATGTCTTCGCTACGGTCACGTTAGACACTCAAAAATCTGACAGCGCTTTTCAATGGTTGGTCCCCTCTGCTTCAGCCTATGCTTATGCCAGTACGGACCAATTCGATACTTCCTCTTTCGCTGTACTCGGAATGGTCAATCAACGACCCATTCCGCCAAATGCCGTACCTCAAGTCAATGCCGGTTCAATTCCTACAGGTCAACAAGCCTGCTACAGCCTGTCGCAGGAGATGCTGATGACCCAAATGCTTCTGCCCAGCCTCCATCTCCAATTTTCTGAGGCCAACGCATCCACCTTTATCTACAACAATGATCAATTGACGCTGACGCCGAACACTACGCTCAAGATAGGAACTACTAAAGTCGGCGCCATCAATTACGACATGATCATGCAACAGTTCACGGTCAAGATTAATGCAACCCAACTGGAAGTCTACGCCTTCGTGCATGTTCCCATTTCACCAGGCATTGACGCGTATATCGAAAGTACCTCTTACTATCATCTCAAACTGATCGAGAACGCTAAAGGTGAGCAAGCCATTACCTATGTTCAGGCCCAAGACCCATTTCAAAAGTCTTGGTCTGTCGTGGCTGACTGGGTCACGGTGGCTGAAGAGGTCGCTGGCATTATCTTGTCCGTTGCGGGCGCTGCAATCGGCGCTGCGACTGGGGCGGCGGAAGCGACCATTCAGCGCCTGATCGTAGGTCTTATGGTCGGTGGTGTAGTGACTGCAGTCGTTGATGTCATTGCTCAGACGCCTGTATGGATTGCCGGCGATGTTCCAGCCACTGTGCCTCCTATCACCAGTCTCTTTCTCAACGCGACCAATGCCTACACTTGGTCTCCCACAGATCAAGATCAAAGCGGACAGCACACGGGCCAAATCTTTCAACTGACGGACGTCTCGCTGAATGGCGCTTTTCAGATGTCTGGCGTGATGGTCCCCGCACCCACGTCATAA